One window from the genome of Magnolia sinica isolate HGM2019 chromosome 4, MsV1, whole genome shotgun sequence encodes:
- the LOC131242293 gene encoding outer envelope protein 64, mitochondrial isoform X2 produces MLHPECDREYGWSGYLENVPNARKMAHHHLKNGGELSQERGRANEPWSLSKARASASASQQQSVSRVRPNIYNEHRFQNSNRLSDLLQNPPKTLLTLSLSSFYKRSSKLEKTLKSFKLGKINVSNPKLWIVVGIGVAGVIILTERRRRRRGKSEVIREDFGAFIERLELLPALQPPPPAARHPLAGLTFAVKDIFDIKEYVTGFGNPDWKRTHDPANRTAVAVTCLLKHGAACVGKTVMDELAFGITGENMHYGTPTNPEVPYQIPGGSSSGSAVAVAAELVDFTLGTDTVGCVRIPASFCGILGFRPSHGIVSTIGVLANSQSLDTVGWFARDPSILHRVGHVLLQAPLVERRRARRFIFADDCFQLSKVPTQMSMHVVSRTTENLSGYQPPKHMNIGQYIASTVPSLKGFREASTNMKQGISTLKALSHVMLLLQRYEFKSNHEEWVKTEKPKLGPDISARVLAAVNTTHENIKLFYKARTEIRGALNSLLKDDGILVIPTAPDAPLKPNSKKSLSTEFQDKALALLSIAGMSGCCQVSIPLGKHDGCPISVSFIASHGADKFLLDTVLDMYSCLQEQVSIASNSLPLPDTNGDIDASELLKEKVYYSLQHL; encoded by the exons ATGCTCCATCCAGAATGTGACCGTGaatatggatggtctggatatctgGAAAACGTCCCAAATGCCAGGAAGATGgctcaccaccatttaaaaaatggtggtgaactatcacaagAGCGTGGCCGAGCCAACGAGCCATGGTCATTGTCCAAGGCCCGGGCATCAGCATCAGCGTCGCAGCAGCAGTCTGTCAGTCGGGTCCGTCCCAACATATATAATGAGCATCGATTCCAGAATTCGAACCGCCTTTCAGACCTTCTCCAAAACCCTCCAAAAACCctactcactctctctctctctagtttctATAAACGCTCTTCCAAGCTGGAGAAGACACTCAAATCCTTCAAGCTGGGGAAGATCAATGTGTCCAACCCCAAGCTCTGGATTGTCGTGGGCATCGGTGTCGCGGGGGTTATTATTCTCACGGAGAGGAGGAGAAGGAGACGAGGGAAATCGGAAGTGATTAGAGAAGATTTTGGCGCTTTCATTGAACGGTTAGAGCTGCTTCCGGCCCTGCAACCGCCACCACCTGCGGCCCGGCATCCTCTCGCCGGTCTTACCTTTGCTGTCAAAGACAT TTTTGATATAAAGGAGTATGTGACTGGGTTCGGGAATCCAGATTGGAAGCGGACGCACGACCCCGCGAATCGGACAGCTGTGGCGGTGACATGCCTTTTGAAGCATGGCGCAGCTTGTGTTGGGAAGACTGTCATGGATGAGCTGGCATTCGG CATCACAGGAGAGAACATGCATTATGGAACCCCTACCAACCCGGAAGTGCCATATCAGATCCCCGGAGGGTCATCAAGTGGTTCTGCCGTGGCTGTTGCCGCTGAACTTGTTGACTTTACTCTTG GTACTGATACGGTTGGATGTGTAAGAATCCCTGCATCCTTTTGTGGTATCCTTGGATTCCGGCCTTCTCATGGTATTGTATCTACTATTGGAGTCTTGGCAAACTCGCAAAGTTTAGACACTGTTG GATGGTTTGCACGAGATCCATCTATTTTACACCGTGTTGGACACGTACTGTTACAAGCGCCCCTCGTGGAGCGGAGAAGAGCAAGACGCTTTATCTTTGCTGATGATTGCTTTCAGCTCTCTAAGGTTCCTACACAGATGTCAATGCATGTTGTTAGCAGAACAACTGAAAACTTATCTGGCT ACCAGCCGCCAAAGCATATGAATATTGGCCAGTATATTGCTTCGACTGTACCAAGTTTGAAGGGTTTTCGTGAAGCATCCACAAACATGAAGCAAGGAATATCTACTTTGAAGGCTCTTTCCCATGTGATGCTATTGTTACAGAG ATATGAGTTCAAATCAAATCATGAAGAATGGGTTAAAACAGAGAAGCCCAAGTTAGGACCTGATATCTCTGCTCGTGTTCTTGCAGCTGTAAACACGACCCATGAGAATATTAAATTATTCTACAAAGCAAGGACTGAAATACGAGGCGCTCTGAACAGTCTCTTGAAG GATGATGGAATATTAGTGATTCCAACAGCTCCTGATGCTCCATTAAAGCCTAATTCAAAGAAAAGTCTGTCCACTGAGTTCCAGGACAAAGCTCTTGCATTATTGAGTATTGCAGGGATGTCTGGCTGTTGTCAG GTTTCCATTCCACTAGGAAAGCATGATGGCTGTCCCATCTCTGTTTCATTTATAGCATCACATGGGGCGGATAAGTTTCTTCTAGATACTGTTTTGGATATGTATTCATGCCTTCAGGAGCAAGTCAGCATTGCCTCAAATTCACTGCCATTACCTGATACCAATGGTGATATAGATGCTTCCGAACTCTTGAAAGAAAAGGTTTATTATTCTCTCCAACATCTTTAG